One genomic segment of bacterium includes these proteins:
- a CDS encoding Rieske 2Fe-2S domain-containing protein: MRYRRQVTGMEYGKSHYPAYDSAELGFRGYWYPVSFSRRLQQTPVAITLLGEELCLARDVDGTAYCVSDRCPHRGIPLSEGQQEFPGTITCPYHGFTYALRSGELVGVLTDGPDSPLCGKLRVRTYPVEERAGLVWVYIGDDAPRPVEADIPQEFLHKHALVLGRLTEREGDWRHAAENGFDEGHAKYLHRSSLFLFFRRVPAWSRTRVVTDNNGVWISRVHDQIGWETDYPGLGRWPRFRFWHRRGAGPRTSIRLPGLLQVTYPDWVDFEWYIPTVAGRHLYAQIAVAHRAGLGALLYRLKYWTYLRPIFHGQFNDQDAWMVRLMRTPPERLYRPDVSIIAWRKLAETARALQTEGPAAAMRMPQITTEDDVREESRA, translated from the coding sequence ATGCGCTACCGCCGGCAGGTCACCGGCATGGAGTACGGCAAGAGTCACTACCCCGCGTACGATTCCGCCGAGTTGGGATTTCGGGGATACTGGTATCCCGTGTCCTTCTCCCGCCGCCTTCAACAGACCCCGGTCGCGATCACGCTGCTGGGGGAAGAACTGTGCCTGGCTCGAGACGTGGATGGGACGGCATACTGCGTCTCAGACCGGTGTCCACACCGCGGCATTCCGCTATCAGAGGGGCAACAGGAATTTCCCGGCACCATCACCTGCCCGTACCATGGGTTCACATATGCGCTTCGGTCGGGCGAGCTCGTTGGGGTACTGACGGACGGGCCGGATTCGCCCCTGTGCGGGAAGCTGCGCGTGCGCACCTATCCGGTCGAAGAGCGCGCCGGACTCGTTTGGGTATACATCGGGGACGATGCGCCCCGGCCCGTGGAGGCGGATATTCCGCAGGAGTTCCTTCATAAGCACGCTCTCGTGCTCGGCCGATTGACGGAGCGGGAGGGCGACTGGCGGCACGCGGCCGAGAACGGATTCGATGAGGGGCACGCCAAGTATCTTCACCGGAGCTCGCTCTTCCTGTTCTTTCGGCGGGTACCGGCGTGGAGCCGGACCCGGGTCGTCACGGATAACAACGGCGTGTGGATCTCGCGCGTGCACGACCAGATTGGATGGGAGACAGACTACCCAGGCTTGGGCCGGTGGCCGCGGTTTCGCTTCTGGCACCGGCGTGGAGCAGGTCCACGAACGTCGATCCGGTTGCCCGGCTTGCTCCAGGTTACGTATCCGGACTGGGTGGATTTCGAGTGGTACATCCCGACCGTCGCAGGCAGGCACCTGTACGCCCAAATCGCGGTCGCGCACAGGGCCGGCCTGGGTGCGCTGCTGTACCGGCTGAAGTACTGGACATACCTCCGGCCGATCTTTCACGGTCAGTTCAACGATCAGGATGCCTGGATGGTCAGGCTCATGCGGACGCCCCCGGAGCGGCTGTATCGCCCTGACGTGTCCATCATCGCCTGGCGAAAGCTGGCGGAGACCGCACGTGCCCTCCAGACGGAGGGCCCGGCTGCGGCGATGCGCATGCCCCAGATCACCACGGAAGACGACGTGCGAGAAGAGTCGCGCGCGTAA